The genomic interval ACCATGACGGGGACGCGGGGGTCCTCGTCCAGGGCATTGAGGATGCGCTTGTCCGTGGCGTCCAATTGCTGCAATCTGATCAGTTCCTGTCGGAGTATGTGGTCCCTGTTGGTCAGACTGACCAATGAAATGCTTGCTAGTTGTGCCAACTGTATGGCGTCTGCTCAAATTGTGGCAACAAGGGCTAAGGCTACCGCCGAATCCCGCAGGCTACAGGAACCCCGGCACACCACCCGGCAACTGGACACCGCCTCCCGCAAGGAGGACGCCGCTGATTGACACTTGTTCACACCACGGTCATTCTGCACACACGGCAAGAGCCCCTGAGCCACCGACGTCGGATCCCCGAAGTCATCGGTAGCTGAGGGGCTCTTGTGCTGTCCGGACTAGGGTTGGTCCATGACCCCTGCTGGCCGCTTTGCCCCCAGCCCCTCCGGCGAACTGCATGTAGGAAACCTCCGCACCGCGATGCTCGCCTGGCTGTTCGCCCGGTCCTCCGGTCGCGACTTCCTGCTGCGCGTCGAGGACCTTGACCGGGCGCGGGCCGGCGCGGAGGCGGAGCAGCTCCGCGATCTGGAGGCCTTGGGCCTGACGTGGGACGGCGCCGTCGTGCGCCAGACGGACCGCGGCGCCGTCTATGCCGAAGCGATCGGCCGGCTGGCTGCTGCGGGCCTTACCTACGAATGCTTCTGCACGCGCCGCGAAATCCAGGAGGCGCCGTCCGCGCCGCACGCGCCGCAGGGCGCGTATCCGGGCACCTGCCGGGACCTCGATCCTGCCGAGCTGGAGTTCAAACGCTCGACCCGTCCGGCTGCCATTCGGCTCCGCGCCGACGTTGCGGAGTACACCGTGCGGGATGTGCTGCACGGTGATTTCACCGGCGTGGTGGACGATTTTGTCCTTCGCCGCAACGACGGCGTGACCGCCTACAACCTGGCCGTCGTGGTGGACGACGCCGCACAGGGCGTCGACCAGGTGGTGCGGGGCGATGACCTGCTGCCGTCCACGCCGAGGCAGGCATATCTTGCTTCACTGTTGAATATTCCTGCCCCGGAATATGCGCATGTGCCGCTGGTGGTGAATTCCGACGGCGCCCGGCTGGCCAAGCGCGACGGCGCCGTGACGCTGGCCGATCTCGCCCGTGCCGACGTTTCCGCCGCTGACGTGCGGAACCTCATCCTGCAGTCCCTGGGGCTGCCGGCCGGGACGCTGGAGCATGCACTCGCGGCGTTCCGCCCGGCGGACCTCCCGCGGGAACCGTGGGTCTGGACCGGCCCCTAAGCATCGCGCGAAAGGACGCTTGCGGCCCCGCGGACGTGAGGCCACCTGCTGCCCTACGCGTAGGCTGGAGCTATGTCGGCACCCGAATTCACTGAAGCACAAATCCCTCAACCGCGATTCACTGTCGAGACGGCGCGAGTCCTGGCCGAGGTGGCCCACAACCGGCAGAAGGACAAGCTCAAGAGGCCCTACCGTGACCACGTGATTGCGGTGGGTGATGCCCTGGCAGATTTCGACGAAGATATCCGGATTGCCGGTTACCTTCATGACATTGCCGAGGACACTCCCATCACGCGGCAGGCATTGCTGGACATGGGCGTTTCCGAGCGGGCAGCGGACATCATCGAACGGGTCACCAACCGGCTGCACGACAACCCCGATGACTATCAGGCCGGGATGCACTTCATTGCCGAGGACCACGACGCGGCACTCGTGAAGATCGCCGACAACGCCCACAATTCCCTGCCTGAACGCGTCAGGGCTCTGGCCGCGAAGTGGCCGGACAAGCCGCCGGTCACCAAGTACCGGGATGCCCGTCCGGTGCTTTATGCCGCCGTCGACGTTGAGGAAGTCCGCAAGATCCTTGCGCGGGTTAATCCCTGGCTGCTGAAGGAGTTGGACGACAGGCTCGACGACGAAGACGACACGGATTACGAGAACCTCTCCTACGACGACGCTCCGGTGGGCGAGCGGAAACCACCGGTGGCTGAAACTGTCGAGGCCATGAACACGGCGGACACTAGGTCGGACGGGACGTCTTAGCCTCCTGCTTCATCCGCTCCAGCGCCGCGCTCATTTGCGTTCTGTCGAGCCGCTCATCAAGGACAATTGAAACGCCCAGCGCGAGCACGATAACCAGCAGGCAGACCGGCACCGGGACCCCGGCAGCGGCGAGTCCCACGCTGCCCGCCAGCGCCGCGAGCACGCCAGCTGCCACGGCAATGATGGTGCGGTCCACTGTGATCATGACGCTGAACATCGCCGTGAGTGACACTTTGAAGATCGCCACCGGCAGGGCGATGCTGGCCACGGCCAC from Pseudarthrobacter sp. SSS035 carries:
- the gluQRS gene encoding tRNA glutamyl-Q(34) synthetase GluQRS; its protein translation is MTPAGRFAPSPSGELHVGNLRTAMLAWLFARSSGRDFLLRVEDLDRARAGAEAEQLRDLEALGLTWDGAVVRQTDRGAVYAEAIGRLAAAGLTYECFCTRREIQEAPSAPHAPQGAYPGTCRDLDPAELEFKRSTRPAAIRLRADVAEYTVRDVLHGDFTGVVDDFVLRRNDGVTAYNLAVVVDDAAQGVDQVVRGDDLLPSTPRQAYLASLLNIPAPEYAHVPLVVNSDGARLAKRDGAVTLADLARADVSAADVRNLILQSLGLPAGTLEHALAAFRPADLPREPWVWTGP
- a CDS encoding phosphohydrolase, producing the protein MSAPEFTEAQIPQPRFTVETARVLAEVAHNRQKDKLKRPYRDHVIAVGDALADFDEDIRIAGYLHDIAEDTPITRQALLDMGVSERAADIIERVTNRLHDNPDDYQAGMHFIAEDHDAALVKIADNAHNSLPERVRALAAKWPDKPPVTKYRDARPVLYAAVDVEEVRKILARVNPWLLKELDDRLDDEDDTDYENLSYDDAPVGERKPPVAETVEAMNTADTRSDGTS